ATGACTGGTAGTGTAAATGTAACAGATATTGCAGTTGCGGTTCACAGCGGATTAGTCAGCGCTACTTCTCCAGTATTTTTATTATCACTCGCTTTAATATTCTTTGGTTGGTTATACGCATCAGGTTTACCACCATTCCATACAATAAAATCTGGAATTTATTCAAAAGCAGAACCTCATGGTGCAGCATTGCTTCAGTCATTTACAGTAGTTTCAATGGTTTCCATAGTACTGATAATGTTTAGAATATATTCATCATTACCAATATTTGAAGTTCTCATAGTGTTCTTCTCTATCTTAGCTATGATATTGGGTGTCTCTCTTGCATTAACTCAAACAGACTTCAGAAGAATGATTGGATTTTTAGCTGTTGGTGAATTAGGATTTATTGGTTTAGGTATTGGGCTTGGAACCCAGTATGCAATTACCGCCGGACTTTTCCAAGCATTAAATGAAATCATTATTACTGCACTTCTATTCATAGGATTTGGTGCAATTGTAAACGCAACAAATGAAGTGGATACTCGTAAACTCGGAGGGCTTCTTGCAGAACATCCAAAAGTAAGTATAATGCTTTTAATTGCCGGTTTGGCGATGGCAGGTGTTCCTCCATTAAGCGGTTTCCAATCCAAATTAATGCTTGTTCAAGCTTCTTTAAGTTGTGGATTCCCGGAAATCTCTATTTTGGCAATTATGGTGAGTATAGCTACATTTGTAGTATTTGTAAAAACATATTACACAATGTTTTTAAAACCAAAACCAAGAGACTTAGAACTTGAAGGAAAAGAAGTTCCAAGAACAATGATATTTGCCATGGCAATATTATTAATCATTGTTGTATTATTAGGTGTTTACCCGGATGTAGTAACAAATGGAATTTCTAGCTTTGTAGGAGGGCTATTATGAAACTATATGATCAAATATTCGATGTTGTAAAACAATTTAGAAAATTGTTTTCACCAGGTCCTGTAACAAATGCAGATGTTTCAGGAAGTATTACTGCGGAAATATTTTTAATTGTTTCATTAGTGTTATCAGCGATATTATTAAGGCATGTTAATTTATTGCTTGCAGGTTTAGTGACATTAATATTGGCAGTTGTATTAATTGCAAATATTCCACTTATACCTAAGTTTAAAATTGAACAAGAGGATTCCTTGGAGAAAATGGTATTCTATGCGGTGATGACACTTGCAATCTTAGGCATATTCTTATACTGGGGTGGTAGTCTTGTCTAATACTACTATTCGTAATTTATTTGCAGCTGTATTGACAGCAGTATTCTCTGTTACTTTACTGGATGCAGTATTCCATTTAAGTAGCATGATCCAACCTGGTATCAGTAATGTTTATAACGCTTTAGGAACCCAGATTGCTCCAAATTTAGTTACTGTAGTAATTTTTGATTTTAGAGCATATGATACACTGGGTGAGTCAATTATATTATTAACTGCTGGATTAGTTGTTTTACTTATATTCGGTAGAGGATTATTGGGGGATAAACAATGAGTCAGGGCAGTATGATTTTAAAACTTATATCTTTGCCGATTTCCATTATTCTAATCTGTTTAGGTATAATGACTATTCTTGGAGGTCACATCACTCCTGGTGGAGGTTTCCAAGGTGGTGCAATGATAGCTAGTGGAATTATATTATCTATTCTTGTTTATGGTTTAGGTAATTCTCCATTAGAATTATCTCACGCTTATATTGAAGTATTGGAATCTGTAGGTGCATTAGGATTCGTAATTTTCGGGTTAATCGGTTTGTTTGTAGGAGGATTTTTCCTATACAATGTAGGTACTGATTTATTCAATATAGTTCCTGCTGCAATTCAAAACGTGTTCCATTATCCGGATGTTACAAATGCAGGTATCATTCCTTATCTTAATGTATTTGTAGGTTTAAAGGTATTTGTAGGATTATCCTCAATTGTAATTGCATTTGCAGGATTTAAGAAATTAGTTGAGGAGGGTGAATAATGTTATCTATTGGTCCAATAATAATGGGTTTGATATTAGGTTTAATTATAGGATCTCAAATTAAAACCGCAATGTCAGATGCAAATTTCACTCTCGGTTCATTTGTAGTAATTTTAATTGCAGGAATTATTGTAGCATGGCAATCAGGTAATTATCCATTTTACAATGACTTACCTATTTCCACTGCATTTCTATCTGCAATGATTGGAATTTTTGTAGGCAAACTACTATTTGCAAGGAGTAAATAAGGGGTTTTTATAATGTTTTTATCGACTAATACATGTGAAAATGGAGATTGTATTAAATCATGTCCTACAAAATCTATAAGATTAATTAACGGAAAACCATTCAGCTGTTTAACTTGCGGAATATGTTATAAAAACTGTCCTAATGGAGCTATATTCCAGAATAGCTATGGCGGATATGTTGTAGACAGAGCTAAATGTAACGGCTGTGGAATGTGTATGTACAACTGTCCAACAAACAATATTTCAATTGAAGACGGTATTGTTTATGGAATCTGCTCACGTTGTGGAGTTTGTGCAGAAGCATATCCTGAATGTCGTGTAGACGGCTTTGAAATGGAAAGAGACAAGCAGATTACTTTAATAAAATCAATGAACATATTAAATCCTCCATTGAAGGACGTTCCTCATAAATCAGAATATCTGGTAACTGAAGTATCAAGAAGTTACTTCGGAACAGACACTGATAAATGTATTTTATGCGGAAGATGTGAAGAATATTGTCCAACTGGAGCCATTCATGTCAGGATTGATAGGGATGAAGGAATTTGCCGTGAATGTAGATTATGTAGTGATGTCTGTCCTAACGAATCAATGAACAAGCATCAAATGGTAAACAAATCTACCTGTACACTTTGTCTGAATTGTATGAAGGCATGTCCTCATAATGCGATTTCCGTTGATGACTTTACTATTATTGTTAATAAAATTAATCAGAAAGCAACTGGAAAAATCATTTCCTGTCTCAATTGTGGATTATGTGCTGATTTATGCGAAAATGAATCACTTAAAAATGTTGATGGTAAATTAAGATATGATCCAACATCAGATACTGAAAACATTTCTCATGAGGTAGCTATTGCTTCATGTCCAGTTCATACATTAACTGAAGATGACGAAATGTTTATTTATGATGAGTATGAGGATGTGGAATTGCCTGCATTGTCCGGATTCTGTGTAAGCTGCGGTAAATGTGTACAGGTTTGTGATGATGCGCATGCACGTCAATATATGACTCATACATGGGATGGAAATGTTTCAGATGATTGCATATCCTGTGGAATATGTGTAGAAGTATGTCAGGAAGATGCAATTACATTGCACAGGGGCACAATATCTGTAAAATTGGATAAATGTATTTTATGTGAAAATTGTGCTGTTCACTGTCCGGTTGATGCAATTCCAAAATCTACAATGTATAAAAATGAAATTGTTGGTGGATTCAACTTCATTGAACAAAAATTATGTATGCATTGTGGAGTATGTCACGGAATTTGTTCTTATGATGCAATCGATGAAATTGATGGTAATTATGTAGTTAATGAAGAAAAATGTACATACTGTGGAGCCTGTAAGAATGCATGCCCTGCAAAAGCATTTTTATTCGAAAGAAATTTTAAAGATTCAATAGAGGGTATTTAAATGAGCAGTATACTAAGAATAGCTTTAGAAGGAGCATTTACTAACTTTAAAAGAATCTTTTTTGCAGCTGATAGAGTTACAGACATGGAAATGAGAAGGCAAATATCAACACTTTCTGTCGAAGTCGATGACAGGGTTGATGAAAAAGCCTGCATTGGATGTGCGGGATGCGCCAATGTCTGTCCAACAGGTGCAGTTGAGATGAAAAAATTAGCAAGTCCTGTAAAAATAACAGATGGCTGGGTTAAAACTGAAGTACCTGAAATTAATCTTGAAAAATGTGTTGTATGTTACTATTGTCATGATTTCTGCCCTGTATTTTCACTGTATGGTGAAAAAGGAACAATTCATCCAAGCTGTGTCGGGGATCAGGAAGTTGACATTAGCGAGGCTATTGAAAAACCATTTAAAATATCTGATGATAAACTCAAATTTATTGCACAATATTTATCTGATCAAACAGTATTGAAAAATAGAGAGGATGGTGATTAGATGGGTCTTAAATCATTTTCAAGGGCAAGGGCAATACATGTCATGTTAGTTTATACTGGCGGATGTAATGGATGCGATATTGAAATAGTTAACTCAATATTATCACCAAGATTTGATGCTGAACAATATAATGTGTTTTTAACATGGAATCCTCGTGAAGCTGACGTGTTGGTTGTCACAGGACCTGTAACTCATTTAAATAGAAAACCGTTAGAAGAGATTTATGAAGCTATTCCTAATCCTAAATTAGTTGTAGCTGCAGGAAGTTGTGCTTTAATGGGTGGAGTATACAAAAATTGTTATGGTGATATTCCATCAGAAGAAATTGAAGGACCAGTCGAAAATATCATACCAGTAGCTGCGAAAGTTCCTGGTTGTGCAGTAAGGCCACAAGATGTTTTAGCAGGGGTAGTTTCCTTGTTACCAACATTATTGGATGCGGATTAAAGAGGGGATTAAATGGATGAAAAAGTACCGAGAAGTAATATTATTGAAACTGAAATTCCAATGGGTACAGTTCACCCTGCTGCATTGGAACCATACAGGGTAAGATTTTTCGTTGAAGATGAAATAGTTCAGGAAGCAGAAATCACTATTGGTGTTAACCATAGGGGAATTGAAAGGATTATGGAAGGTCTTCCTGTTGAAAAAGCGAATGCTCTTACAGAAAAAATTTGTGGAATTTGTTCAAATGCACATGTATGGAATTCATGCAGAACCGCTGAAATGGGTTTAGGTATTGAAATTCCTGAAAGAGCTAAATATATTCGTGTCATAATGGGTGAACTTGAACGTTTACATTCACACTTCTTGTATCTGGCGCATGGTTGTGAAGTATTGTCCCATGAAACTTTCTCAATGAGAGTATTCTATTTAAGAGAAATCGTAATGGAATTGCTTGCAATGATTGGAGGTAACAGAGTTCAATACGGATGTTCTGTATTGGGTGGAGTAAGACCAAGATGTGATTTGGATGAAGCTAAGTTATTAAGACTCAAAAATGATATGGATGCACTTGAAGAAGGTCTTACAGGATTTGTTGACAGATTTTTGGCAGATTCAATCCTGCTTTCAAGGATTACCGGTATCGGTGTACTTCCTCAAAAACAGGCTATTGAACTGGCTGTAACCGGACCAACATTAAGAGCAACTGGTGTTGCAAGAGATTTAAGAACAACAATGTTCGAATATGATGATTTTGATTTTAATGTAATAACCCAACCTGACGGTGATGTAAAATCAAACTTAATTATGAGAGCATTGGAATCATTTGAATCAATTAAACTTATTCGCCAAGCAATTGCCAATATTCCTGAAGGTAAAGTAGTCAACAGGGATTGGGAAATGTTTGACACTGATATTATTGAAAGTTATATTGAAGTTCCAAGGGGAACTTTATATCATTCTTATGCATTGGAAAGCGGAAGAGTAAGGCACAGTATTATTAGAACTCCATCAATGGCAAATATTGGTGCGATGCAGTATGCCTGTATTGGAGATCAAATTACTGATGCTCAATTGTGTATTGTACAATGTGACCCTTGTTTTACATGTACTGACAGAGCAATAGAAATTATTAGGAGGTAGAAAATGTTTGAAAATACAATTATTGATTCAGTTATTGCAGTACTTGCAACTGTACTTGTATGTTTTGTAATTTCAACATTGCTTCCCGGAATTGAACGTAAATATATTCATGCAAGAATTCAACAGAGAATCGGACCTGCGGTAATTGCTCCGGGGATAATGGCACCAATCAAATTCATGTTTAAAAAAAATGTTGATGTTTCATCCCCTGTTCCAGGATTATACAAATCCTTGCCAATCATATGTTTCATTGTTGTATTGTGTATCTTAATTGCTTTAACTCCTCAAGCTTACAGAATACCTTCTCTTGCAAGTTTAGTGGCTATTGTTGGATTTTTAAAAGTAGAAGAAATATGTTATGTGCTTATGGGTGCATTATCAAAATCTGTAATGTCTGTTAATATGCCATTTCCGGATCAAATTAAAGGAGCAGTTCACAATAATGCAAACAGATCATTTATAGAGGACATCAGTTCAAAAAGATCTCTTAGGATGATTACTTATGGTTCTTTCCCATTATATTTGGCATTATTTGCTCCGGTAACTGCTGCTAGAAGCATATTCTTACCAGATATTGTAGCATTTCAGCATGCACACGGCCCATTCCTATTCACTGTAGCTGGTGGAATTGCAGCAATCGTCTTTTTCATTGGTTATATGATTATTTTAAATGAATATCCATTTTCAATAATTAAAGCAAAATCAGATGTTATTGAAGGACCTTACATGGAATATGCGGCTAAATATAGATCTGTTGTGTATTTAACCAGAGGATTTTTCATGTTTGTACTTGGTGTAGTATTTTCAGTATTGTTTATTGGAATACCTCCAAATGTATTTTCATGGGGAATTTTAGTTAATATAGCAGTAGCTTTAATATTTGTAGTTATGATGGGAATATTTTCAGCATTCAGTCCGGTATTTACAAACAGGCAGTTATTACCAACAATACTTGGTACAACATTGCTGGGAATTTTATCTATTGTACTTGGATTATTATGAGGTGATTTATTTGAAATTCGTTATGAGACCATATCATATAGTAAGTCTTGCAGGATACATTGTAGAATGGGATTTTCCTTACAGGAATCTTATAATTGTAAATAAAACCTCTGAACCAATAAAAATAGAAATTCCTGTGTTCCATGAAGAATGGATTGAAGAACATAGGCAATTGGGACTTGACGTAATTCCTGTATCAAAAGATGATAATTTTTTAAGCATGTGGAAAAGAGCACATGCAGAACTTGATAAAGTAAGGCCAAAAAATGAGTGATTGTACATTAACCATTAAAACTTTTGAAAAGAAAGGGGTTTTGGATGATATTACTGATGTTATCACTAGTCATGGTGCTAATATTAGTTATGTTCATCTTTTTGTCGAAAAAAATAATGTAGGTTCTATAAATTTGGAATTGGAGCATGTAGGAGATATTGAATCTTTACTGTCTGATTTGGAAAATATTCATGAAGTAAGGTCTGTTGAATTACATGGCTCTCAATTGGACATTTATGGTAAACGTATAATTATTGTTGGTGGCGGAGCACAGGTATCTCAAGTTGCTATGGGCGCAATAACCGAGGCAGACAGGCATAATATACGTGGAGAACGTATAAGTGTCGATACTATTCCATTGGTAGGTGAAAAAAATATATCTGAAGCTGTTGAAGCCATTTCCAGATTGCCTCGTGTAAGCGCTTTAGTTTTGGCAGGTTCACTTATGGGTGGAGATATTACCAAAGCAGTTAAAAAGGTTAAAAAACAAAGTAATTTAATAGTTATATCTCTAAATATGCCTGGAAGTGTTACTGAACATGCTGATTTAATAATTACTGATCCTATTCAGGCGGGGGTCCTGGCTGTTATGGCCGTTGCAGATACTGCTGTTTTCAATATTGAAAGGCTTGGAGATAATATTAAATTTTAAATTCATGTTTATGGACATATAGGGGAGTTAATTTTTAACTCCTTTAAAAGTGAATAAGGATTAATCATCCTTATTTACTTGATTAATCTTTTTTTTTTAAGCATCATTCATGCAAACTTCATGATATTCGCATTTTTCACATTTTCTAGGATTTTTTTTAACATTTGGGAGTTTTTTGTTGTCTGTGATTTCTTTAACTTCCCGCATAATGTCAAATAATCCTTTTCTAAGATTGACGTCCATTACTACGGGTCGTCTTTCTCCAATTTTTTCATAGTCTACAAAACCAACATATACATCTGTTTCAAATTCTTCCTCAAGAAGTATTGCACAGGAAACAAGTTCTACAGCATCCTGGTCCCAAACACCTTTTACGGGAGGATTTGAGTTTTTTATGATTACAGGATAATATTTTCCATCAATAATCTCGATTTTATCGCACATTCCGATTAATTCTAATTGAGGGTCTTTTAGAAGGTAGGAATACATTGAGTTTGGAAAAAACATGTCAATTATTTCAAATGCATGTTTGTCAAAAATCATCATGCTTTGTTTTATTTTCAGCGCTGTAATCTTGATGTTGAAATAAGTATCGTCAATTATTTCATTAATTTGGGCTGTTTCAAGTTTTAAATCCATTGATTTAATTGAATCTGCAGTGTTTCTAATGTATGAATCGATATTTTCTGATAAAAGGCGTTCGATTTCAACAAGACACATGTCTTTTTTTATTTTCCTCATATTTTTCTGAATTAAATCATGAACATCAATTTTAAGCTTTTTTATTTCTATTGCAAGCTGATAATCCTTATTTTCACAGGTATCTACATGATTTTTGATATAAAGTTTCATTGGACAGTACATGTGTGTTTTTATGGAAGATATTGTCATCATAATATAACCTCTTAAATTGTGTAATATTACATAGAACTTTCTAATATAAAAAATAAGAAGTTATAAATGAATTAAATTAGTTTAATTAAAATAAAAAAAGTAAATAGCTAATAATTTAGCTATTTGAAGTCAATTTTATACGTTATAGTAGTCTTTATTGATTGCAGGCAATTTTGCAAAAATAAATGGAACTACTATTAATACTACAGTAAGTATTGCCATGATGATAATACTTATGCTATCAGCAGTAATTGCTGTTGAGTAAACTCCTTGAGCCCAAAGACCGAAGATACAAATAGGTAGAATGTATTTGATAACAGCTTTCCAGGTTTTTCCCACTTTGATTGATGAGTTACTGTTCAATGTATCAATCAAGTCGTCAAATTTGTAAACCCAACCAAAGATTATACATTCGAGAAGTATTGCGAATAACAATGCGAAATTGTTTAAGTATGCGTCAAATACTCCGAGGATTGTACTTCCAGCACCGGTTGCAAAGATACATGAAATTAAAAATCCCACGATACAAACAACTGTTGCAGTCTTTTTACGTTCAATAAGGAATTTTTCTGAAATTGAATAACATACTCCCTCAAGAAGTGCAATGACTGATGTGATTCCTGCAAAGAGAATACACAAGAAGAATAATGGTCCGATAATATATGCAACGCCTCCCATTGTATTGAATACTTGTGGGAAAACAACGAATGCGAGACCTGTTCCTTCGGTTACAAGTTCATTGAATGGAATTCCTGTGGATAATGTCATGAATCCTAAAATTGAGAATATTCCAATTGAGTTAAACACTTCAAAACCGGAATTTGAAAATGCAACGATGACTGCATTGTCAACTAGTTTTGAACCTTCAGGCAAGTAACTTGCATAAGTCATTGCAATTGCCATACCTAAACTTAAGGAAAATACGATTTGTCCAAATGCCGCTAACCATACATTCAAATTAGTTAATGCGGACCAATCTGGAGTGAAAATCTGCGTATATCCAATTGAAGCACCTGGTAAAGTTAATGAGAATGCAACAATAATTACAACTATTATACAAAGTAACGGGAGTAAAATTTTACTGACATTACCGATACCGTCATTCAAGTCTCTTTTGATAATGAACCATGCCATGAACCAAATGACAAATACTGATACGAGAACATTCGGTACGATAGTAAATATTCCGGACATTGAATCTGTTGCATGTAAAACGTTATTTGCAAAGTATAAATCCGGATTTGCTCCCCATGCTTTTGTTAAACTCAATATAATATAAATGAAGTCCCATCCCACTACGCAGACGTAATAGGTTGTAATTAGAAATACGATTAATAATATGAACCATGCTACTGGTTCCAGTTTTTTACTTACTGAAAACAATATTCTTGCCAATGATTTCTTGAACTTGAATCCCACTGCATATTCCACTAAAACAAATGAAATTCCAAGCAGGAATAAAGAAACAATATATGGAATCATGAATGATCCTCCACCGTTGGAGTATAAAACGTTAGGGAAACGCCAGATGTTTCCAAGACCAACAGCAGAACCAATCATTGCCATCATGAATGCAAGATTACTGTTCCATTCTGATTTTTTTGTCTCTGTCATATTATCACATTTAATTGAATATTATTATTTTAGGCGTTTGAAGTTTATATATTATTTGTTTAATTTTGATTAACTCGTGTTATTTTTTCCTAAAAATCCTTGAATAAAATAGATATTTCTTATTTTTTTAAATGAATAATATTCGTTTTATAAAAATAGTGAAAAGTTAATAATATCTGATATGGTTTTTAAAGGTTTGTTTAAAAAATAAGACATGAGAGTGTTAACTCTCATTTAGTTTTAAGCTGGACTTTCCTTAAGCTTTAAGTATTCATCAATTGCTTCACGGGTAGTTCCGACGACAATGCGGTAATGTGAAAACTCGCCATTTACAATGACCTTTTCAACTTTGCCTTTTGCAACCACGTGCTCTCCGTCAACAACCTCTCCGGCATAGGTGTGTGTAAATGAAACAACCTCGTCTAAAGGAACATTCACGCCGTCAATGATTTCAACGTTTTCAATGGTGTATAGGGAAGGATTGTCGAAGGCTCCAAGGGCACTTACGATGTCACATTCGATTTGAGCTATTCCCTGAGGTTCGTAAACTGTATCTCCCCAGGTTCCTTCAATTTCATCATAATCCTTAGTGGCTAAGATATCAAATAAAGTTCCGTTGATTGTTCCTCTGTTTGCTTTTCTGTTTTCATACCATCTGAATTCTTCTTTGGTCAGGCTTTCATCAAACATTCTTTTGTCATATACAAAATCCCAGTAGTCATTGGTAATTCCTTCAACGGTAATGTGTTTGTCAACTTCTGGGATGTAGACTTCTTTTCCGCGATGTTCTTTAAAAGCGGCAATTGCTCTTCTGTGGTTGTCAAGACCATATACAACAAAGTCCAAATCAGATACATCACTTTTTTGAAGGCCAGGCAATATTGATCCTGAAATTCCTAAATGGTCATAAGGGATGTCCGCCATGAAATGGAAAAAGTCAGCAACGTCCATTAATTTGGCAATCAATTCTGGATTTTTGACTTCGCCGCCACTTTCAAAAGTCTTTTTAAGACCTAAAAGTCTTTCTTCTGGTTTAATTACTTTTTCAACTTTGTCCAAAGGAACACCCATCATTTCAACATTGGTCACATCGCTGAAATATAAATAATCTGGATGGTTTTCCCTTAAATAACTATATGCCTCTTCTGAACCTACTTTTCGATAGCGTTTACCGTCCTTTTCACGGTCACCATCAGGGTCAGGAACATATCTTAAAAATGAAATTACTCTGTTTTCTGGATGAATGTAATTTGTTGATGCGAAATATAAATCGTCACTTGTGTAAATAAAATCTCTAGTTCTTACTTGCTTCATAATATTTGCCCCTTATTTTAATTTTGATTTTTTAGTTATTAAAATTTTCAATGATGAGCGCCATAGTTGGTAAA
This is a stretch of genomic DNA from Methanobrevibacter sp.. It encodes these proteins:
- the ehbF gene encoding energy conserving hydrogenase EhbF; protein product: MNELIPLMVIVPLMAALIISAFSRFNTATKIFAFVVAICLPIIPLASNYGLHYFGGYAPILDNVTNVMYHPAITYSFTFLQQIFIGMLGLLTFLVVFIYLTKYKEVSGPYLFLLFLGTAAVTAMLLTDDIFHMFVFFEILALAQVGIVAASSIDYSYEMALKYMILGSIGSPMMLLGIGFLLAMTGSVNVTDIAVAVHSGLVSATSPVFLLSLALIFFGWLYASGLPPFHTIKSGIYSKAEPHGAALLQSFTVVSMVSIVLIMFRIYSSLPIFEVLIVFFSILAMILGVSLALTQTDFRRMIGFLAVGELGFIGLGIGLGTQYAITAGLFQALNEIIITALLFIGFGAIVNATNEVDTRKLGGLLAEHPKVSIMLLIAGLAMAGVPPLSGFQSKLMLVQASLSCGFPEISILAIMVSIATFVVFVKTYYTMFLKPKPRDLELEGKEVPRTMIFAMAILLIIVVLLGVYPDVVTNGISSFVGGLL
- a CDS encoding hydrogenase yields the protein MKLYDQIFDVVKQFRKLFSPGPVTNADVSGSITAEIFLIVSLVLSAILLRHVNLLLAGLVTLILAVVLIANIPLIPKFKIEQEDSLEKMVFYAVMTLAILGIFLYWGGSLV
- the mbhE gene encoding hydrogen gas-evolving membrane-bound hydrogenase subunit E, which gives rise to MSNTTIRNLFAAVLTAVFSVTLLDAVFHLSSMIQPGISNVYNALGTQIAPNLVTVVIFDFRAYDTLGESIILLTAGLVVLLIFGRGLLGDKQ
- a CDS encoding MnhB domain-containing protein gives rise to the protein MSQGSMILKLISLPISIILICLGIMTILGGHITPGGGFQGGAMIASGIILSILVYGLGNSPLELSHAYIEVLESVGALGFVIFGLIGLFVGGFFLYNVGTDLFNIVPAAIQNVFHYPDVTNAGIIPYLNVFVGLKVFVGLSSIVIAFAGFKKLVEEGE
- a CDS encoding energy-converting hydrogenase B subunit J; its protein translation is MLSIGPIIMGLILGLIIGSQIKTAMSDANFTLGSFVVILIAGIIVAWQSGNYPFYNDLPISTAFLSAMIGIFVGKLLFARSK
- a CDS encoding 4Fe-4S binding protein; translated protein: MFLSTNTCENGDCIKSCPTKSIRLINGKPFSCLTCGICYKNCPNGAIFQNSYGGYVVDRAKCNGCGMCMYNCPTNNISIEDGIVYGICSRCGVCAEAYPECRVDGFEMERDKQITLIKSMNILNPPLKDVPHKSEYLVTEVSRSYFGTDTDKCILCGRCEEYCPTGAIHVRIDRDEGICRECRLCSDVCPNESMNKHQMVNKSTCTLCLNCMKACPHNAISVDDFTIIVNKINQKATGKIISCLNCGLCADLCENESLKNVDGKLRYDPTSDTENISHEVAIASCPVHTLTEDDEMFIYDEYEDVELPALSGFCVSCGKCVQVCDDAHARQYMTHTWDGNVSDDCISCGICVEVCQEDAITLHRGTISVKLDKCILCENCAVHCPVDAIPKSTMYKNEIVGGFNFIEQKLCMHCGVCHGICSYDAIDEIDGNYVVNEEKCTYCGACKNACPAKAFLFERNFKDSIEGI
- a CDS encoding 4Fe-4S binding protein — translated: MSSILRIALEGAFTNFKRIFFAADRVTDMEMRRQISTLSVEVDDRVDEKACIGCAGCANVCPTGAVEMKKLASPVKITDGWVKTEVPEINLEKCVVCYYCHDFCPVFSLYGEKGTIHPSCVGDQEVDISEAIEKPFKISDDKLKFIAQYLSDQTVLKNREDGD
- a CDS encoding NADH-quinone oxidoreductase subunit B family protein; its protein translation is MGLKSFSRARAIHVMLVYTGGCNGCDIEIVNSILSPRFDAEQYNVFLTWNPREADVLVVTGPVTHLNRKPLEEIYEAIPNPKLVVAAGSCALMGGVYKNCYGDIPSEEIEGPVENIIPVAAKVPGCAVRPQDVLAGVVSLLPTLLDAD
- a CDS encoding nickel-dependent hydrogenase large subunit; translation: MDEKVPRSNIIETEIPMGTVHPAALEPYRVRFFVEDEIVQEAEITIGVNHRGIERIMEGLPVEKANALTEKICGICSNAHVWNSCRTAEMGLGIEIPERAKYIRVIMGELERLHSHFLYLAHGCEVLSHETFSMRVFYLREIVMELLAMIGGNRVQYGCSVLGGVRPRCDLDEAKLLRLKNDMDALEEGLTGFVDRFLADSILLSRITGIGVLPQKQAIELAVTGPTLRATGVARDLRTTMFEYDDFDFNVITQPDGDVKSNLIMRALESFESIKLIRQAIANIPEGKVVNRDWEMFDTDIIESYIEVPRGTLYHSYALESGRVRHSIIRTPSMANIGAMQYACIGDQITDAQLCIVQCDPCFTCTDRAIEIIRR
- a CDS encoding NADH-quinone oxidoreductase subunit H, translating into MFENTIIDSVIAVLATVLVCFVISTLLPGIERKYIHARIQQRIGPAVIAPGIMAPIKFMFKKNVDVSSPVPGLYKSLPIICFIVVLCILIALTPQAYRIPSLASLVAIVGFLKVEEICYVLMGALSKSVMSVNMPFPDQIKGAVHNNANRSFIEDISSKRSLRMITYGSFPLYLALFAPVTAARSIFLPDIVAFQHAHGPFLFTVAGGIAAIVFFIGYMIILNEYPFSIIKAKSDVIEGPYMEYAAKYRSVVYLTRGFFMFVLGVVFSVLFIGIPPNVFSWGILVNIAVALIFVVMMGIFSAFSPVFTNRQLLPTILGTTLLGILSIVLGLL
- a CDS encoding energy-converting hydrogenase B subunit P, translating into MKFVMRPYHIVSLAGYIVEWDFPYRNLIIVNKTSEPIKIEIPVFHEEWIEEHRQLGLDVIPVSKDDNFLSMWKRAHAELDKVRPKNE
- a CDS encoding DUF5612 domain-containing protein, with the protein product MSDCTLTIKTFEKKGVLDDITDVITSHGANISYVHLFVEKNNVGSINLELEHVGDIESLLSDLENIHEVRSVELHGSQLDIYGKRIIIVGGGAQVSQVAMGAITEADRHNIRGERISVDTIPLVGEKNISEAVEAISRLPRVSALVLAGSLMGGDITKAVKKVKKQSNLIVISLNMPGSVTEHADLIITDPIQAGVLAVMAVADTAVFNIERLGDNIKF
- a CDS encoding Dna2/Cas4 domain-containing protein; translation: MMTISSIKTHMYCPMKLYIKNHVDTCENKDYQLAIEIKKLKIDVHDLIQKNMRKIKKDMCLVEIERLLSENIDSYIRNTADSIKSMDLKLETAQINEIIDDTYFNIKITALKIKQSMMIFDKHAFEIIDMFFPNSMYSYLLKDPQLELIGMCDKIEIIDGKYYPVIIKNSNPPVKGVWDQDAVELVSCAILLEEEFETDVYVGFVDYEKIGERRPVVMDVNLRKGLFDIMREVKEITDNKKLPNVKKNPRKCEKCEYHEVCMNDA
- a CDS encoding sodium-dependent transporter; this translates as MTETKKSEWNSNLAFMMAMIGSAVGLGNIWRFPNVLYSNGGGSFMIPYIVSLFLLGISFVLVEYAVGFKFKKSLARILFSVSKKLEPVAWFILLIVFLITTYYVCVVGWDFIYIILSLTKAWGANPDLYFANNVLHATDSMSGIFTIVPNVLVSVFVIWFMAWFIIKRDLNDGIGNVSKILLPLLCIIVVIIVAFSLTLPGASIGYTQIFTPDWSALTNLNVWLAAFGQIVFSLSLGMAIAMTYASYLPEGSKLVDNAVIVAFSNSGFEVFNSIGIFSILGFMTLSTGIPFNELVTEGTGLAFVVFPQVFNTMGGVAYIIGPLFFLCILFAGITSVIALLEGVCYSISEKFLIERKKTATVVCIVGFLISCIFATGAGSTILGVFDAYLNNFALLFAILLECIIFGWVYKFDDLIDTLNSNSSIKVGKTWKAVIKYILPICIFGLWAQGVYSTAITADSISIIIMAILTVVLIVVPFIFAKLPAINKDYYNV